The proteins below are encoded in one region of Myxococcales bacterium:
- a CDS encoding DUF559 domain-containing protein has product MHRNLKRRQLLEARAHAMRAAPTWSEQAMLRLLRVAKLGVAVKRQVVVGPFVADFAVPSAKLIIEVDGAWHAARGAADARRDRKLARLGWRVLRLEAELVLRAPDVALALVREALG; this is encoded by the coding sequence ATGCATCGAAACCTGAAACGCCGTCAGCTCCTCGAAGCTCGCGCTCATGCCATGCGGGCCGCTCCCACCTGGAGCGAGCAGGCGATGCTGCGGTTGCTTCGAGTTGCGAAGCTCGGCGTTGCGGTCAAGCGGCAGGTGGTCGTCGGGCCATTCGTGGCGGACTTCGCGGTGCCGAGCGCAAAATTGATCATCGAGGTCGACGGGGCGTGGCATGCCGCCCGGGGCGCGGCCGATGCCCGCCGGGACCGCAAGCTCGCGCGGCTCGGGTGGCGGGTGTTGCGGCTCGAGGCTGAGCTCGTGCTCCGGGCGCCGGACGTCGCGCTCGCGCTGGTGCGCGAGGCGCTCGGGTGA
- a CDS encoding RHS domain-containing protein gives MLQALCAALALVVWARPSIAAAYPVSEGPAPSIGAQRRPQDPSTSQVLHRVELRLPSWEAGASTDSEGAGGAQRREAPRATTGGGNKTDGALTSFSWDGNSNLTSVTPPGQPAHGQSFTPVDLLSAYTPPSVPGVPAPATLFAYNVDKQLTQTTRPDGLLVGRTYDAAGKLDLLTTPTGNVDYDYFGLTPCPGCAPGRLQRITDPSGVVLDHSYDGLLLKSLTWSGPVAGSVTFGHDASFRVTSETVTVGATASPVVFGYDNDDILICASPSTCSPGGVDALKLTLNAGNGLVTGSTHGVVADTLTYNAFGELASYTGKVGATNVFSEVVDTASNPRDALGRIVQRVETNGGASTTWRYTYDLRGRLVDVQKDGALFEHYDYDPNGNRTLLTTPTGTTAGVYDAQDRLLSYGGTSYTYTANGELRTKTDSSGTTTYTFDVRGNLVQVDLPSGDVIQYLVDGQDRRVGKKKNGVLEKAWLFRNQLNPVAELDGAGNLVARFVYGSKSNVPEYMVRGGVTYRVLSDHLGSPRALVNVANGAVAWRADFDAWGNRTLIAGTADFLPFGFAGGMLDPETGLTRFGARDYDATVGRWASKDPIGFASRDRNFFRYADGDPANRLDARGTTTDPCMECYGDCSAEEGKCRVNCGPIASVPPEPGCPTACPGCDTEKAKKTKDKCEKECDDAAKTCRDQCKKLPNCPP, from the coding sequence ATGCTCCAAGCGCTTTGCGCAGCGCTGGCGCTCGTGGTCTGGGCGCGACCCAGCATCGCGGCGGCGTACCCAGTCTCGGAAGGACCCGCCCCCTCCATCGGCGCGCAGCGCCGGCCCCAGGATCCTTCGACTTCACAGGTCCTGCACCGAGTCGAGCTGCGCCTTCCGTCCTGGGAAGCCGGCGCGAGCACCGATTCGGAGGGGGCAGGCGGCGCGCAGCGGCGCGAAGCGCCGCGAGCAACGACCGGGGGAGGCAACAAAACCGACGGTGCGCTGACCAGCTTCTCCTGGGACGGCAACAGCAACCTGACCAGCGTGACCCCACCCGGCCAGCCCGCTCACGGCCAGAGTTTCACGCCCGTGGACCTGCTCTCGGCCTACACCCCGCCGAGCGTGCCGGGCGTGCCGGCCCCGGCTACACTGTTCGCCTACAACGTGGACAAGCAGCTGACGCAGACAACGAGACCCGACGGCTTGCTCGTGGGCAGGACCTACGACGCGGCGGGCAAGCTCGACTTGCTCACGACGCCCACCGGCAACGTGGACTACGACTACTTCGGGCTGACGCCCTGCCCGGGCTGCGCACCGGGACGACTTCAGCGCATCACCGACCCGAGCGGCGTGGTGCTCGACCACAGCTACGACGGCCTCCTGCTGAAGAGCCTGACGTGGTCGGGCCCGGTCGCGGGCAGCGTGACGTTCGGTCACGACGCGAGCTTCCGCGTGACCAGCGAGACAGTGACCGTGGGCGCGACCGCTTCGCCGGTGGTCTTTGGGTACGACAACGACGACATCCTGATCTGCGCGTCGCCCAGCACATGTTCGCCGGGCGGTGTGGACGCGCTGAAGCTCACGCTCAACGCTGGCAACGGCCTCGTCACCGGGAGCACGCACGGCGTGGTCGCCGATACGCTGACGTACAACGCATTCGGAGAGCTCGCGAGCTACACCGGCAAGGTCGGAGCGACGAACGTATTCAGCGAGGTCGTCGACACGGCCAGCAACCCGCGCGACGCCCTCGGGCGCATCGTGCAGCGGGTCGAGACGAACGGCGGCGCGAGCACGACGTGGCGCTACACGTATGACCTTCGCGGCCGCCTCGTCGATGTGCAGAAGGACGGCGCCCTCTTCGAGCACTACGACTACGATCCGAACGGCAACCGCACGCTGCTGACGACGCCGACCGGAACGACCGCCGGCGTGTACGACGCCCAGGATCGGCTGCTGAGCTACGGTGGCACGAGCTACACGTACACCGCCAACGGGGAGCTGCGAACGAAGACCGACTCATCCGGCACGACGACGTACACCTTCGACGTGCGCGGGAACTTGGTGCAGGTCGACCTGCCGAGCGGCGATGTGATCCAGTATCTCGTCGACGGTCAAGATCGACGGGTCGGCAAGAAGAAGAACGGCGTGCTCGAGAAGGCGTGGCTGTTCAGGAACCAGCTCAACCCGGTGGCGGAGCTGGATGGGGCCGGCAACCTGGTGGCGAGGTTTGTCTACGGGTCGAAGAGCAACGTGCCGGAGTACATGGTGCGGGGCGGCGTCACGTACCGGGTGCTCTCGGATCACCTCGGCTCCCCGCGCGCGCTCGTGAACGTCGCGAATGGCGCAGTGGCCTGGCGCGCGGACTTCGATGCGTGGGGCAATCGCACGCTGATCGCGGGAACGGCTGATTTTCTGCCGTTTGGGTTCGCGGGAGGGATGCTCGATCCTGAGACGGGGCTGACCCGGTTTGGTGCGAGGGACTACGACGCGACGGTGGGGAGGTGGGCGAGCAAGGATCCGATCGGGTTCGCTTCTCGGGACCGGAACTTCTTTCGCTACGCAGATGGCGATCCGGCCAATCGTCTCGATGCACGCGGAACGACCACCGACCCTTGCATGGAGTGTTACGGGGACTGCAGCGCGGAGGAAGGCAAGTGCCGAGTGAACTGCGGCCCGATCGCCAGCGTACCGCCAGAGCCGGGGTGCCCAACTGCCTGCCCGGGTTGCGACACGGAGAAGGCCAAGAAGACGAAAGATAAGTGCGAAAAGGAGTGCGACGATGCGGCCAAAACGTGCAGAGACCAATGCAAGAAACTCCCGAACTGTCCGCCGTGA
- a CDS encoding AAA family ATPase, translated as MIRAHFGLAKDPFSAESLTLLPHQREVLDTLRVHCQQGGLCVIVGEPGTGKSVIKHALCQHDPKRLMTPVVNRTLHTYHSTLRILCEAFQIEPDGADFRCEKRLIEEARRLNASGKMLAPIIDDAHLMDVSALRRIRLLFEDFPKNHCLVLVAQPELLSRLGLTVNEDIKNRVTYSVLMQKLAPDSVADFIRAELDKVALAHSTFTDDALSLIVRSSEGVLRRARNLCLSALLEAVRDRTKTVDLKQINRVLPSHTGARRSTCRSSDFAARGQRRRGAHQRYDGVGRFASCAYDRFSRELRWQRELLRKSLRRQFWSFVRRQFGRQQLRLEAELVLRAPDVALALVREALG; from the coding sequence GTGATCCGCGCTCACTTCGGTCTGGCGAAAGACCCATTCTCGGCGGAGAGTCTGACCCTGTTGCCGCACCAGAGGGAAGTGCTCGACACCCTGCGTGTCCACTGCCAGCAGGGAGGCCTGTGCGTCATCGTCGGCGAGCCGGGCACCGGCAAGAGCGTCATCAAACACGCCCTGTGCCAGCACGATCCCAAGCGCCTCATGACGCCCGTCGTCAATCGGACGCTGCACACCTACCACAGCACGCTGCGCATTCTGTGCGAGGCGTTTCAGATCGAGCCGGACGGGGCCGACTTCCGCTGCGAAAAACGACTCATCGAAGAGGCGCGCCGGCTCAACGCATCGGGCAAAATGCTCGCGCCCATCATCGACGACGCGCACCTGATGGACGTCTCCGCGTTGCGCCGGATCCGGCTGCTCTTCGAAGACTTCCCCAAGAATCACTGCCTGGTCTTGGTCGCCCAGCCCGAGTTGCTCAGCCGCCTGGGCCTCACCGTCAACGAAGACATCAAGAACCGCGTCACCTACTCGGTCCTGATGCAGAAGCTCGCACCCGACAGCGTGGCCGACTTCATCCGCGCCGAGCTCGACAAGGTGGCGCTCGCCCACTCGACCTTCACTGACGACGCGCTCAGCCTCATCGTCCGCTCGTCCGAGGGCGTCCTGCGCCGCGCCAGAAACCTCTGCCTCAGCGCCCTGCTCGAAGCCGTGCGCGACCGCACCAAAACCGTCGACCTGAAGCAAATCAACCGCGTCTTGCCCAGCCACACTGGCGCAAGGAGGTCGACCTGCCGCAGTAGCGACTTCGCTGCACGCGGCCAGCGCCGTCGTGGTGCCCACCAGCGCTACGACGGCGTTGGTCGTTTTGCATCCTGCGCCTACGACCGTTTCAGTCGCGAATTGCGATGGCAGCGCGAGCTTCTTCGGAAATCTTTACGACGTCAGTTTTGGAGTTTCGTGCGACGTCAGTTTGGCCGGCAACAGTTGCGGCTCGAGGCTGAGCTCGTGCTCCGGGCGCCGGACGTCGCGCTCGCGCTGGTGCGCGAGGCGCTCGGGTGA
- a CDS encoding transposase — translation MKRVSSYLKMRVLGAIESAPGNSIVARIRHVSGQVFLDEDGQRFQFTWRTIQTWYSRYEKNGITTVKPKTRSDKGKTRKTTPEEVLEAIEQVRGSFRGPPNVTAVYRACIEHGLLQREHIAPNTFRRVVKAHELLKPDAEVKDKRRLAFAKAHANELWQADTMFGPYVQHGAGKVQAKLIAFLDDASRVCCHGQFFPADNTELLLEAFKSALYKRGLCECLYVDNGSNYSSLEMSQVCQRIGAILCHTPVRDGAAKGKIERFFRTVRMSFLSRQLDLSSLDALNRAFTAWVEDEYHQSEHSSLGMRPIDRFGLDLSRIRFLPPGDVNDELFFVEQNRTVLADNTFSLKNTRFEAPRDLRSRKIQVRFDRLHFDRAIVYFKGERMGEARPVDFVANDRKPSKTAHANAPARDQAGEVQS, via the coding sequence ATGAAACGAGTCAGCAGCTACTTGAAGATGCGGGTGCTCGGCGCCATCGAATCGGCGCCAGGCAACAGCATCGTGGCGCGCATTCGCCACGTCAGCGGCCAAGTGTTCCTCGACGAGGATGGCCAGCGCTTCCAATTCACCTGGCGCACGATCCAGACTTGGTACTCGCGCTACGAGAAAAACGGCATCACGACGGTGAAGCCGAAGACCCGCTCAGACAAGGGCAAGACGCGCAAGACGACGCCCGAGGAGGTGCTCGAAGCCATAGAGCAGGTGCGCGGCAGCTTCCGCGGCCCGCCCAACGTGACGGCGGTCTACCGCGCCTGCATCGAGCACGGCTTGCTACAGCGCGAGCACATCGCCCCGAACACCTTCCGCCGCGTCGTCAAGGCCCACGAGTTGCTCAAGCCCGACGCCGAAGTGAAAGACAAGCGCCGGCTGGCTTTCGCCAAGGCGCACGCCAATGAACTCTGGCAGGCCGACACGATGTTTGGCCCCTACGTGCAGCACGGCGCGGGCAAGGTGCAAGCCAAGCTGATCGCGTTTCTGGACGACGCGAGCCGCGTGTGCTGTCACGGGCAATTCTTTCCCGCCGACAACACCGAACTTCTGCTCGAGGCCTTCAAGAGCGCGCTCTACAAGCGCGGCCTGTGCGAGTGCCTCTACGTCGACAACGGCAGCAACTACTCCTCGCTGGAGATGAGTCAGGTCTGCCAGCGCATCGGCGCCATCCTGTGTCACACGCCCGTGCGCGACGGCGCCGCCAAGGGCAAGATCGAGCGGTTTTTCCGCACTGTCCGCATGAGCTTCCTCAGCCGGCAGCTCGACCTGTCGAGCCTCGACGCCCTCAACCGAGCTTTCACCGCTTGGGTCGAGGACGAGTACCACCAGAGCGAGCACAGCTCCCTCGGCATGCGCCCCATCGATCGCTTCGGACTCGATCTCAGCCGCATCCGCTTCCTGCCGCCGGGCGACGTCAACGACGAGTTGTTCTTCGTCGAGCAAAATCGCACCGTCCTTGCCGACAACACCTTCTCCCTCAAGAACACCCGCTTCGAAGCGCCGCGCGACCTCCGAAGTCGCAAGATCCAGGTCCGCTTCGATCGCTTGCACTTCGACCGCGCCATCGTGTACTTCAAAGGTGAGCGCATGGGCGAGGCACGCCCCGTCGACTTCGTCGCCAATGACCGAAAGCCCTCGAAAACAGCTCACGCGAACGCGCCGGCGCGCGACCAAGCCGGCGAGGTGCAGTCGTGA
- a CDS encoding RHS repeat-associated core domain-containing protein produces MLDAETGLTRFGARDYDPTVGRWTSKDPIGFAGGSANHYEYSRSDPVNAADATGRSACDLCHDVVNLTCEQTCAAWAPECYFFKSCGRYYKCLAACHKQLDPTCDSFCTNSTFCGQP; encoded by the coding sequence ATGCTCGATGCGGAGACGGGGCTGACCCGGTTTGGTGCGAGGGATTACGACCCGACGGTGGGGAGGTGGACGAGCAAGGATCCGATCGGGTTCGCGGGAGGCAGTGCAAACCACTATGAGTACAGTCGCTCGGATCCCGTTAACGCGGCGGATGCTACAGGGCGCTCTGCATGCGATCTCTGCCACGATGTCGTTAACCTGACCTGCGAGCAAACTTGCGCGGCGTGGGCTCCAGAGTGCTACTTCTTCAAGTCCTGCGGGCGTTACTACAAGTGCCTAGCGGCGTGCCACAAGCAGCTTGACCCCACATGCGACTCGTTCTGCACTAACTCAACTTTCTGCGGACAGCCATGA
- a CDS encoding transposase, whose amino-acid sequence MAVLCYSRRLYLEFVLSQQMGSFLRCMDRALEFFQGATTVDIFDNMKTVVLEHPRSGPTRFNPHMLSYAVARGGFAVVACSPGHAAAKGRVERPIHFVRDRFWTGRRFSSLLDLNAQGSAWRDDFCNLREHAETGKVPELVFEHEERARLRPLPATPFDTDDVESATVTKTFRVPCDRNRYSVPWRLVSQSVLVRANDETVRVMLGTKCVAEHARCWSINQDVRQESHSRGLREAKNPADPAASTRDRFGDTGEQYFKLLAAGSRSMRREALRLTYLAELFGPAETRSAMVEVMRSGHVGVDFVEYVLRHKRKLTPAVTPLRLGNPALDSITLREPDLSIYDQPVSTRDPDEGAA is encoded by the coding sequence GTGGCAGTGCTCTGCTACTCGCGGCGCTTGTACCTGGAATTCGTGCTCAGCCAGCAGATGGGCTCTTTCCTCCGCTGCATGGACCGCGCGCTGGAATTCTTCCAGGGCGCCACCACCGTCGACATCTTCGACAACATGAAGACGGTGGTGCTGGAGCACCCGCGCTCGGGCCCGACTCGCTTCAACCCCCACATGCTCTCCTACGCCGTCGCACGCGGCGGTTTTGCCGTCGTCGCCTGCTCGCCGGGGCACGCTGCGGCCAAGGGCCGAGTCGAGCGCCCGATCCACTTCGTCCGAGATCGCTTCTGGACGGGACGACGCTTCTCGAGCTTGCTCGACCTCAATGCCCAGGGGAGCGCGTGGCGCGACGACTTCTGCAATCTCCGAGAGCACGCCGAAACCGGCAAGGTGCCCGAGCTCGTCTTCGAGCACGAGGAGCGCGCGCGGCTCAGACCGCTGCCTGCGACGCCCTTCGATACCGACGATGTCGAGTCGGCAACGGTAACCAAGACGTTTCGAGTCCCCTGCGACCGCAACAGGTACTCGGTCCCGTGGCGTCTGGTCAGCCAGAGCGTCCTGGTCCGTGCCAACGACGAGACCGTACGGGTGATGCTGGGCACCAAGTGCGTCGCGGAGCACGCTCGCTGCTGGAGCATCAATCAGGACGTCCGCCAGGAGTCCCACTCCCGCGGTCTGCGCGAAGCGAAGAATCCCGCTGACCCTGCCGCGTCGACTCGTGATCGCTTCGGTGACACAGGCGAGCAGTATTTCAAGTTGCTCGCCGCCGGCTCTCGCTCGATGCGTCGGGAAGCGCTGCGCCTGACCTACCTCGCGGAGCTCTTCGGTCCCGCCGAGACGCGCTCCGCCATGGTCGAGGTCATGCGCTCCGGCCACGTCGGCGTCGACTTCGTCGAGTACGTGCTGCGACACAAGCGCAAGCTCACTCCCGCTGTGACTCCGCTTCGGCTCGGCAACCCGGCGCTCGACTCCATCACGCTGCGCGAGCCCGATCTCAGCATCTACGACCAGCCCGTCTCCACTCGTGACCCCGACGAAGGCGCAGCATGA
- a CDS encoding ATP-binding protein has translation MKDEDLLQLVSGKLRWLKLPGMTRALTDIVDRARQDNLSALEIVDRLADEERASRVSSAVKRRIHDARFPEVNTIDGFDFDFDADRKKIRSRYLALHDLAFIQQGINPLFIGIPGTGKTFLSRALAYKACQATRRVVFVSAPRMLNELHAAELHGKLERVMRKYARADLLVIDDFACLEMDPAQAKLAFQVISERYDYRRSTCITTNRPFKEWPKVFPDALNAQVIAERLTERAEHFVLNGKGYRTKR, from the coding sequence ATGAAAGACGAAGACTTGCTCCAGCTCGTCAGCGGAAAGCTCCGCTGGCTCAAGCTCCCGGGAATGACGCGCGCGCTCACCGATATCGTCGACCGTGCCCGTCAGGACAACCTGTCCGCGCTCGAGATCGTCGATCGCCTCGCCGACGAGGAGCGTGCCAGCCGCGTCAGCAGCGCCGTCAAGCGCCGCATTCACGACGCAAGGTTTCCCGAGGTCAACACGATCGACGGCTTCGACTTCGATTTCGACGCCGATCGGAAGAAGATCCGCAGTCGCTACCTCGCGCTGCACGACCTGGCCTTCATCCAGCAGGGGATCAACCCGCTCTTCATCGGCATCCCCGGCACCGGGAAGACCTTCTTGTCACGCGCGTTGGCCTACAAGGCGTGCCAAGCCACGCGCCGCGTCGTCTTCGTCTCCGCGCCCAGGATGCTCAACGAGCTGCACGCGGCCGAGCTCCACGGCAAGCTCGAGCGCGTCATGCGCAAGTACGCACGCGCCGACCTGCTGGTGATCGACGACTTCGCCTGCCTCGAGATGGACCCGGCGCAGGCCAAGCTCGCCTTCCAGGTCATCAGCGAGCGCTACGACTACCGCCGCTCGACCTGCATCACGACCAATCGCCCCTTCAAAGAGTGGCCAAAGGTCTTCCCGGACGCCCTCAACGCCCAGGTCATCGCCGAGCGCCTCACCGAGCGCGCCGAGCACTTCGTCCTCAACGGAAAGGGCTACCGCACGAAGCGCTGA
- a CDS encoding RHS domain-containing protein, whose amino-acid sequence MYDAQDRLLSYGGTSYTYTANGERRTKTDSSGTTTYTFDVRGNLVQVDLPSSDVIQYLVDGQDRRVGKKKNGVLERAWLYRNQLNPVAELDGSGALVSRFVYGSKSNVPEYMVRGGITYRVLSDHLGSPRALVNVANGAVAWRADFDAWGNRTVQSGTADFLPFGFAGGMLDAETGLTRFGARDYDPAVGRWVSKDPIRFRSNEFSLYAYAMNDPVNHTDRTGLAANCDDCRKVTRTICEQGCISVNPACYLFGSCYLYWKCFAACMKAQKPICSDVCDSDSASNACGGEDG is encoded by the coding sequence GTGTACGACGCACAGGATCGGCTGCTGAGCTACGGCGGCACGAGCTACACGTACACCGCCAACGGCGAGCGGCGCACGAAGACCGACTCATCCGGCACGACGACGTACACCTTCGACGTGCGCGGGAACTTGGTGCAGGTCGACCTGCCGAGCAGCGATGTGATCCAGTACCTCGTCGACGGCCAGGATCGACGCGTCGGCAAGAAGAAGAACGGCGTGCTCGAGAGGGCGTGGCTTTACCGGAACCAGCTCAACCCGGTGGCGGAGCTCGACGGGAGCGGGGCGCTGGTGTCGAGGTTTGTCTACGGCTCGAAGAGCAACGTGCCGGAGTACATGGTGCGCGGCGGCATCACGTACCGGGTTCTGTCGGACCACCTCGGCTCGCCGCGCGCGCTCGTGAACGTCGCGAATGGCGCAGTGGCCTGGCGCGCGGACTTCGATGCGTGGGGCAATCGCACCGTGCAGTCGGGAACGGCTGATTTCCTGCCGTTTGGCTTCGCGGGAGGCATGCTCGATGCGGAGACCGGGCTGACCCGGTTTGGTGCGAGGGATTACGACCCGGCGGTGGGGAGGTGGGTGAGTAAGGATCCGATCAGGTTCCGAAGCAACGAATTCTCTCTCTACGCATACGCGATGAACGACCCGGTGAACCACACAGATCGAACTGGACTTGCTGCGAACTGTGACGATTGCCGCAAGGTAACGCGCACCATATGCGAGCAAGGCTGTATCTCCGTTAATCCTGCGTGTTACCTCTTTGGCTCGTGTTACCTCTACTGGAAGTGCTTCGCGGCTTGCATGAAGGCGCAGAAGCCCATCTGCTCGGACGTTTGCGATTCCGATAGTGCATCCAACGCCTGCGGGGGCGAGGACGGCTAG
- a CDS encoding mechanosensitive ion channel codes for MFPARRAPRLAALLILLSGFVRSAQAQPTPEPALEARPDESPAEADQAENTAELLAELRRLGTRTALSPDLLELARSLRSVVVTLDARVAEAIKRCRNVSSQGELDDLEYTWRRERARFEPWKSRVDDNAKQLEAAERRATVIVEALASRRKSLADERVAAVVLGALQTSQLQANSLRRELRERKSAVLRLQGHLIEAQASADLVLEAVEQHRPRLSSSFGRRATPLWKRPPDPAGVDEFPQRARDALEAAREFGASSVSRIVLHAGLGLLLALGFLLGRRNASPEALSASSLLKRPYSAALLCFVLATPLFYPVPALVRAGLQVLVLFSALRHLQASEHLRLGRLALAAPLILALDIVRRVAPTPNLETWLFLAELSTLLIAVFVGFPRPEPGIARGLRRLGSGLLLLASLALVVGYTSLSHLLGMAVLTAVFAGLVAAGATRVVADGVRTVFATPLAQRSNLIRDRGVLLEIWTRRILRGAALLLWLHLVSKALGVASDIARLALDLGSVGIKVGSVDVKVGEIATLLGSILLALVVARILRQVLRDDVLPRTPLVPGAQHAASTSAYYLVLVAGFFFALAAAGIAFSQLTFLMGALGVGIGFGLQNVVSNFVSGLILLFGRPVVVGDRIEVGGTLGIIERIGFRSATLRTYQGAELIIPNAELISTRVVNWTHSDERRRVDVDIGVAYGTDPERVIALLLQVGRQDERVIEEPAPLVLFLQHGSSSLDFQLRVWTDRFDDWVVLKSDLTRAINRTFVEQKIEIPFPQRDLHLRSLSEGAAKVLGAGASVRAGEPPAIVAPERPQ; via the coding sequence ATGTTCCCCGCCCGACGAGCGCCGCGCCTTGCTGCCCTCCTGATCTTGCTCTCGGGCTTCGTTCGCTCGGCGCAGGCTCAGCCGACGCCGGAGCCGGCGCTGGAGGCCCGGCCAGACGAGTCGCCGGCCGAGGCGGATCAAGCGGAGAACACCGCAGAGCTGCTGGCGGAGCTGCGGAGACTCGGAACCCGCACGGCTCTGTCCCCCGATCTGCTCGAGCTCGCCCGGTCCCTGCGCTCGGTGGTGGTGACGCTCGACGCCCGGGTGGCCGAGGCCATCAAGCGATGCCGCAACGTCTCGTCCCAGGGAGAGCTGGACGACCTGGAGTACACGTGGCGGCGGGAGCGCGCGCGGTTCGAGCCCTGGAAGTCCCGTGTCGACGACAACGCCAAGCAACTGGAAGCTGCGGAACGGCGTGCCACGGTCATCGTCGAGGCGCTGGCATCGCGCCGTAAATCGCTCGCGGACGAGCGGGTGGCAGCGGTGGTTCTGGGCGCGCTGCAAACATCACAGCTCCAGGCGAACAGCCTCCGGCGCGAGCTGCGCGAGCGGAAATCAGCGGTGCTTCGGCTGCAAGGGCACCTGATCGAAGCGCAGGCCTCGGCCGATCTGGTGCTCGAGGCAGTGGAGCAACATCGCCCCCGACTCTCCTCGAGCTTCGGCCGCCGCGCCACGCCCTTGTGGAAGCGGCCCCCGGATCCCGCTGGGGTCGACGAGTTTCCTCAGCGGGCGCGTGACGCTCTGGAAGCCGCCCGCGAGTTTGGCGCGTCGAGTGTCTCCCGCATCGTTCTGCACGCGGGCCTGGGCCTGCTGTTGGCGCTTGGATTTCTGCTTGGTAGGCGCAACGCCAGCCCAGAAGCTCTCAGCGCGTCGTCGCTGCTGAAGCGACCGTATTCCGCGGCGCTGCTCTGCTTCGTCCTGGCAACGCCGCTATTTTATCCGGTGCCCGCTCTGGTGAGGGCAGGCTTGCAAGTGCTCGTGCTCTTCAGCGCTCTCCGTCATCTCCAGGCCAGCGAACACCTTCGTTTGGGGCGATTGGCCCTTGCCGCTCCTCTGATCCTGGCGCTCGACATCGTGCGGCGCGTCGCTCCGACCCCGAACCTGGAGACGTGGCTCTTCCTGGCGGAGCTCTCGACCCTGCTCATCGCGGTGTTCGTCGGGTTTCCGCGTCCGGAACCGGGCATCGCGCGGGGGCTGCGTCGACTTGGTTCGGGGTTGCTGCTGCTTGCATCGCTGGCGCTCGTCGTTGGTTACACCTCACTTTCACATCTGCTCGGCATGGCCGTGCTCACCGCTGTGTTCGCCGGTCTCGTTGCTGCGGGCGCGACGCGAGTCGTCGCGGATGGCGTCCGGACCGTATTTGCGACACCGCTCGCCCAGCGTTCCAACCTGATCCGAGACCGGGGCGTGCTGCTCGAGATCTGGACCCGCCGCATCCTGCGCGGCGCGGCGCTGTTGCTCTGGTTGCATCTGGTGTCAAAGGCGCTGGGCGTCGCGAGCGACATCGCCCGGCTCGCATTGGACCTCGGCAGCGTCGGCATCAAGGTCGGCAGTGTCGACGTGAAGGTCGGCGAGATCGCGACGCTGCTCGGTAGCATCCTGCTCGCGCTCGTGGTCGCGCGCATCCTGCGTCAAGTGCTGAGGGACGACGTCCTGCCTCGGACGCCGCTGGTGCCGGGCGCGCAGCACGCGGCTTCGACGAGCGCGTACTACCTGGTGCTCGTCGCTGGCTTCTTTTTTGCGCTGGCAGCCGCGGGCATCGCCTTCAGCCAGCTGACGTTCCTGATGGGCGCGCTCGGCGTCGGCATCGGCTTTGGATTGCAGAATGTCGTCAGCAACTTCGTCTCCGGTCTGATCTTGCTGTTCGGGCGCCCGGTGGTCGTCGGCGATCGGATCGAGGTCGGCGGGACGCTCGGCATCATCGAACGCATCGGATTCCGCTCCGCGACGTTGCGCACCTATCAGGGTGCAGAGCTCATCATTCCGAACGCGGAGCTGATCTCCACCCGAGTCGTGAACTGGACCCACTCGGACGAGCGCCGCCGCGTCGACGTGGACATCGGTGTTGCCTACGGAACCGACCCCGAGCGCGTGATCGCGCTGCTCTTGCAGGTTGGGCGGCAGGACGAACGCGTCATCGAAGAGCCCGCCCCGCTCGTGCTGTTCTTGCAGCATGGGTCGAGCTCCCTGGACTTCCAGCTCCGGGTCTGGACGGACCGCTTCGACGACTGGGTCGTGCTCAAGAGCGACCTCACGCGGGCGATCAATCGAACGTTCGTCGAGCAGAAGATCGAAATCCCGTTTCCGCAGCGCGACCTGCATCTTCGCTCGCTGTCGGAGGGGGCGGCCAAGGTCCTGGGTGCTGGGGCCAGCGTTCGGGCTGGTGAGCCACCGGCTATCGTCGCCCCGGAAAGGCCTCAGTAG